The DNA window cccaaaatggattttccctctcccaaaatggattttcccttttcccagaaggattttccttctcccaaaatggattttccttttcccaggatggattttccctctcccaaaacggattttcccttttcccagaaggattctccttctcccagaatggattttccctttcccagaaGGATTTTCCACTCCCAGGCTGAGGAGGAGCCAATTCCCAGCAGATCCTGGCTGACTTTCCCTCCCATCCCCGGGGatctgcccctgccccaggatgcccaaaccccctccccaccatccctgtgtccctacTCCCAGGTTACTCCgaggaggagctgagcttcTCCCAGGGCACAGATATCCataagaggaggaggatggagcaggaatTCCAGAAAAAGCTGGAATTACCCCACATTTTGGCTTTTCAGCATTAACCCCCCCAATTCCATCTCCAGGGGGAttttccaggctgctctggctccGGGAGGGACTCTCCGGCTCCTCCAGGAGAAATTTCAGCTCTGAGAGCTCCAGGCCCACCGAGAGCAGGAGAATCCAGCGGGATGCTCCCACTTGAGGCACGGGGAGCCTTTGGTGTGGGGATTCATTGGGGCTAAGacacaaaaggcagaaaaagctcCTTTCACACGGGGATGGCTCCCCCAAGGCACAGGCGGCACCGCCGGGGGGATCCggcattccctgctccaaaAACTCTGGGGAAGGTGAGACCTGCTCGGGGTCACCCCAACAACCTGACCTGGCTggggggacagccccagggatcCCCAGGGGATCCTGGAActgctccccaaaatccctccctggctgctgatCTCCCGAGGGAGTGGGAGATGGAATTCAGAATTCCACCTAAAGGATGGAACCTGGTTTGGGAAGGATGGAATTGATCCCTGGAACTGGAATTTGCACATCCaggatcccaaaaatccctctttGGCTGCTGATATTCCAAGGGAGTGGAAGATGCAATCTAGAACTCCACCTAAAAGATGGAATTTGGTTTGGGAAGGATGGAATTCACCCCGGATTCAAATTGGAAATGGATCCTGGAACTGGAATTTGCACATCCAGGATCCCCAAAATCTCTCCTGATCTCCCAAGTAAGAGGTTAAAGCATGGAATTTGCTTTGGAAGAGCCATTCCCAAATGGGACATGGATCCTGTTACTCAAATTTGCACATCCaggatcccaaaaatccctccttGGCTGCTGATCTCCCAAGGGAGCAGCTAAAGGATGGAATTAGGTTTGGGAAGGATAGAATTGACCCCTGGATTCAAACTGGAAATGGATCCTGGAACTGGAATTTGCACATCCAggctcccaaaaatccctccttGGCTGCTGATCTTACAAGGGAGTGGAAAATGCAATTTAGAATTCCACCTAAAAGATGGAATTTGGTTTGGGAAGGATGGAACTGACCCCTGGATTCAAATGGGAAATGGATCCTGGAATTTGAATTTGCACACCcaggatccccaaaatccctccttgGCTGCTGATCTTACAAATGATGGAATTTGGTTTGGGAAGGATGGAATTGATCCTGGATTCAAATGGGTCCTGGGTCCTGGAATTTGAATTTGCACATCcaggatcccaaaattccctcctgATCTCAAAGGAAGCAGCTGGAGGATGGAATTGAATTTGgagagccattcccagctggagcagggaggcttCCACCCTTCCCACTCAGCATTCCAAGCAGGAAAACCAAACCCAGGGaatgaggagctgctccaggtggggcTTTCCCCCTCCAGGTGGGGTTTTGGTCcctccaggtgggattttggtCCCTCCAGGTGGGGTTTTGGTCCCTCCAGGTGGGGTTTTGGTCCCTCCAGGTGGGGTTTTGGTCcctccaggtgggattttggtCCCTCCAGGTGGGGTTTTGGTCCCTCCAGATGGGATTTTTCTCCCTCCAGGTGAGGTTTTGTCCCTCCAGGTGGGGTTTTGGTCCCTCCTGGCCAGGgatgagcagcagggagggctggaggtgCCTCTGGGATgttcccaagggtctggggctggctgggagctgccaggggctctgccagcagcagctccaggcacccCCTGGGATCCAGGAGAGCTCCCGGAATGGGACCAGGGCtccagggaggaagaggagggaatgAACTCAGCGGGGATGAAGGCTgtcagctgtccctgccatgaaCATGTACCTTTGGCAAGTCTGAATGGAAAAGAACAATATTGgctaaaaatctgcattttgagAGTTGTAACAAACAGAACTGAGATTCacagagggattttgggatgctccaggtgctcccagagatgtcccctgtcccctcaagGGGCTTCCAAGTACCTGACACCCAGAGGAGAAGCCAGGCCAGCACCTGGGTGATGAAAGCCAATCTGGCCATAAATTCAGTGATTTTGGGTCTTCCTTAGAGCAGGGAAGAACTGAGCCCTTTTAAAACAGCTTTGCAGCCAGCtgtaaaagcattttaaaaccaCCCAACTGCCTacatagaaaaataaaggataaaCATTATCCAGctcttttatatttatataaaattaacTTCTGTGCCAGgacatttttgtttctctgctgtaaaaataaaaaaataattaaaaaaaaaaacaaaaccagcttaGGTTGGATAACCTAAACCTTCAGCAAGGAGTAAACTCCATCTTCCATctcatttccagaaaaagagaAGCTTGAGGTTTCACTGCTTCCAAATAAAGTTATTAAATAGATATATATTAATATCAAAGTCTGtataaactctttttttttgttgttgtttaaggaagggaaaggggcaCTCAGTGACCAGGaatccctggggacactgagtgacagggggacactgagtgagcagggggagcaccACAGGAatccctggggacacttggTGGCAGGGGGACACTCAGTGACCAGGAATCTCCAGAATCCCTGGGAACACTCAGTGTCCAGGAGTTCCTGGGGACACTCAGTGACAGGGGGACACTCAGTGACCAGGAATCTCCAGAATCCCTGGGAACACTCAGTGACCAGGGATCCTGGGGAAGCACCATGGGAATCCCTGGGAAACTCCACAGGAatccctggggacactcagTGACCGGGAGTCCCTGGGGACATtcagtgacagggacacactCAGAGACCAGGAGTCCCCAGAatccctggggacactcagTGAGCAGGAGTCCCTGGGTCACTCAGTGACAGGGGGACACTCAGTGACCAGGAGTCCCCAGAACCCCTGGGGACACGCAGACACCAGGGATCCCCGGAACCCCCGGGGCACTCAGTGACAGCAGTCCCTGAGGACACCCAGTGACCAGGAATCCCCAGGGTCACTCAGTGACAGGGGGACActcagtgacagggacacacccAGTGACCAGGGATCCCTGGAATCCCCAGGGTCACTCAGTGACAGGGGGACActcagtgacagggacacacccAGTGACCACGGATCCCTGGAATCCCCAGGGTCACTCAGTGACAGGGGGACACCCGGTGTCCAGGGATCCCTATGGTCACTCAGTGACAGGGGGACACTCAGTGACCAAGAATCCCCGGGGTCGctcagtgacagggacacacccAGTGACAGGGATCCCCTGGGTCActcagtgacagggacacactCAGTGACAGGGATCCCCTGGGTCActcagtgacagggacacactCAGTGACAGGGATCCCCTGGGTCActcagtgacagggacacactCAGTGACAGGGATCCCCTGGGTCActcagtgacagggacacactCGGTGTCCAGGGATCCCCGGAGCCGCCGGGTCCCTCAGTGCCGAGCCCCAGGGGACGTGGGGGCAGCAGTGCAGCGCAGTTGCAGCGGGGCAGCGTGCCAGGAGCCCGGGCAGGCCCCGCCCGCCCTCCCCGGGGctctctgggctcctcaggCTCTCCTCTCCAGCGCGCGCTTGGTGAGGAAGTACTTGAAGAACTCGTACACGGACCAGGCGATGGCCGTGGAGGGCATCTGGTAAATGACCCGGGCCTGCACGCCCTTGAAGAAGCCGGGGACCCCTCCCAGCTGGTAAACGGTGCTGAAGGCGTTGGCCATGCCCGACAGGTGCCCCCTGATCTTGAGGGAGCTCAGGGCCGTGTTCTCCTGCGTGTTCAGCAGCGTCTTGCACACGTCCAGCGGCgtggtggcggcggcggccacGGCTCCGGCCACGGCGCCGGCCACGATGTGGGACTGGGGGTGGTACTGGCGGTGGGGGTTCAGGTGCTCCTGCATCAGCTCGTAGGTGATGAAGTGGATGGCCTGGAAGGGCACGTTCATGGTCAGCTGCGTGGTGTAGCTGCGGTAGAAGGCTCCCAAGCCCTCGGTCCTGTGCACCGTCCGCACGCAGCCCAGCACCGACGTGTACGGAGAGTTGAACATCTGCAGCCGCTGCTTCACCACTGCTCGGGGACacgtggggacagggacactgctcagctgggctcagcctgcctggcacagccccgagctccccttccctgcccaaaCTGACCCCCTGAGCTGCCCAGTGCCCCCAgaactggggacagggacactctCAGCTGGGGTCAgacctgcctggcacagcccccagagtgaccccaggcacagccccgagCTCCCCtcacccaaaccaaaccccctGAGCTGCCCAGTGCCCCCAGAGCTCAGGACAGACGtggggacagctcagagctCACTTCCTAATGAAACACCCTCCTCAGGGTTAATTAATGACCCTTTAGTTCTAATGAACCCCTCTCTCAGGGTTAATTAATGACCCTTTAGTTCTAATGAACCCGCCTCTCAGAGTTAATTAATGACCCTTTAGTTTTAATGAACCCCTTCCTCAGAGTTAATTAATGACCCTTTAGTTCTAATGAACCCCACTCCTCAGGGTTAATTAATGACCCACCAGTCCTAATGAACCCCCTCCTCAGGGTTAATTAATGACCCACCAGTCCTAATGAACCCCCTCCTCAGGGTTAGCTCCTGACCCCTCAGCTCcccctggagccaggctgctcagggtgcACAAAGCCAGCAGTGTGAGGGTGGGAAGGTGAGGTCACacctgagcatccccaggggTGTCACACACCCCCTCCAGCCTCACTGGCTGCAGTGACTAACGAGGCCAATTAATTTAACCGAATTAATCAGGGTTTGACTGACAGGATTTGCTACACTGGAGGGCTCTCCTTCAGAGACTGCCCACTGAGGAGCACGCCCAGTGAcactgaggagctggcaggtgGCAGCATTGTCACGGAGCTGCATTTCCCTGTAATCCTCATTTTCCTGAGGCCTTCTCCTGCCACTCCACCTCCCCAGGGATCTCACAGTCCCTCCGTGGGCTCATCCAACACCCCGAGCTCGGCTTGGTGACCCCAAAGCttcaggaagagcagagccactgccccaaggagcagcagggtggtgACAGTGCAGGGGACACCTCCCCGCCAAGTCCCAGTGCACcgcagggatccagggatgaATCCCGGCTGgctgctctccctctgctccctgcgtTGGTGGCTTTGAGGTGTCccagctgggggcagccccgggctcTTCCTGCCCTTGCCAGGgccagagggagcagggccagcagggattTGTGCCTGGATTCCCGGGCAGGGTGTCCGAGGGAGCAGCGTTCCCGAATTCCAGCGTTACCTTCGGCAGGGTTCATCACGGCGTCGTGCAGCAGCGTGGCCACGCTCCCAGCAatgcctgcagggagagcagccctgagaagaCAGACCCTGCCTCCAAGGGCCTTGCTGCCACCCAGGGGATCCACCCCGGGGATCCACCCAGGGGGATCCACCCACTGATCCATCCTGGGGATCCACCCAGGAATCCCACTCCATGGGATCCCATCCATGGGAATCCATCCAGGGGAATCCATCCAGGGGATCCCATCCAGGGATACATCCTGGGGATCCACACAGGGATCCATCCATGGGGATCCATCCATGGGATCCATCCATGGGGAACCACCCAGGGGGATCCATCCAGGGATCCACCCAGGGGGATCCACCCAGGGGGATCCACCCAGGAATCCCACTCCATGGGAATCCATCCAGGGGATCCCATCCAGGGATACATCCTGGGGATCCACACAGGGATCCATCCATGTGAATCCATCCATGGGATCCATCCACGGGGATCCATCCAGGGGAATCATATCCATGGGGGATCCCACATATGGGGAATCTATCCAGGGGGGCTTCATCCATGGGGACCCCTTCCACTGGAATCCATCCATGGGGATCCCATCCAGGGGGGCTCCATCCATGGAGGAATCCCATCCATGGGAGATCCATCTGGGGCAGGGATCCCACTATGGGGGGGGGGCTCCATCCATGTGGGGATCCTATCCATGGGGAATCCATCCATGGGGAGCCCATCCATGAGAGAATCCATCCACAGGGGATCCCATCCATGGGGACCCCACCCATGGGGAGCCCATCCATGGGGAGCCCATCCATGTGGGGATCCTATCCATGGGGAATCCATCCATGGGGAATCCATCCATGGGGATCCCATCCATGGCCGGGGCTCCTATCCATGGGGAATCCATCCACAGGTGACCCCATCCATGGGGACCCCATCCATGGGGATCCCATCCATGGGAATCCATCCATGGGGAATCCATCCATGGGGAATCCATCCACGGTGGATCCCACCCCgctgagggagcagccagcTCCCACCCGCAGGGCCCCCGCACAgattcccagggcaggagccgCACCCGGAGAGCGCCCGGATCCACTCCCAGCCCccacctctgctcttcccagcaaTTCCCAGGATCCGTCGCCCCAGCCAGCCGCGGCGCCTGAGCCAGGGTGAGCAATGCTTAGGGATGCTTCAGCACATCCCCAATTAGGGATTTCCATCCCTTTGCTCAGCCTCAGTGCCCAGGCCGTGCCAAGCCCAGCCAGCCCCGAGCCATCCCcgggacagctctgcagccactcctTCCCTTTGATCCTGGctcccacctccagctccagccccaaccactgctgctcagggcagccccagctctgctcctcctgctgccaccacagCAGCGTGCTCCCAGCAAAGGGCAGAAGGATTTCGTTCCCCTCCCTGAGCTCAGTGAGCCCACGGCAGATTGCCACCAGCAAAACCCCGGGAATCTCCAGCACAAAcccttggggacagcctgggctgctccgCTCCAGGCCTCCTGCTGGgctgaaaagggaaaagctcCTGCTAAAAGCTACAGCACACAGAGGATGGAGGATGGATCCCCTGGATGGATTCCCATGGACGGAATTCCCTGGATGGATTCCCATGGAAGGGATCCCCATGGATGGATTCCCTATGGATGGGACCCCCTGGATGGATCCCCATTGATGGATCCCCATTGATGGATCCCCCTGGATGGGATCCCCCTGGATGGATCCCTAGGACTGCAGAGCACTCCCAAGGACACCGGAGTCCAAACCTCCAGAGGTTGGGGTGATGCCTTCAACGTGAGATCACACCTTGAGGTGACACCTTCAGAGGTGGGACTCGATCCTGAAGATCTTCCCCAACTTTGATTCCACGGCAATGTAGGAACAGCTCAGCTGCACCTCAACACCTTTAGCCCAATAAACTGATGATTTGTGATGGAAAAATCTGAGATTAAATAAGAATTTAGACTGGGAGGCGCACTAGGCTGAGTGAGAAGCAAGCAAAGAATACTGAtaactggggttttttagggcaaaccccaaaataccaCTGGCCAAGTGGCTGTTTCCTCCACTAAATTGATGATTTATGCTGGAAAAATTTGAGATTAAATAAGAATTGatgatttgtgctggaaaaaatTGAGATCAAATAAGAATTTAGACTGGAAGAGGCACTTGGCTGAGTGAGAAGCAAGCAAGGAACAGGTTGATAAGCAAGGAATATTGATAACCACAAATAGGGGTTTTTTAGGGCAACCCCCCACAATACCATTGGCCAAGTGGCTGTTTCCTCCTGGCTGGAAAATATCACTGAGagactttttcattttctcGTAGCAGGCGAAGTAGAGGGCgtgggcagggccagcccccAGCATGGTGACATCGATGCCCCGCAGGGGCCTCCAGAAGCCCTCGGTCCGCACCATCTTCCGCAGGGCCTGGAACACGCCCCGGTACTGGGCCTTGGGGTcgggctgcaggctctgcatCCGCGTCTGCAACGAAGCACAGAGAGCCCCTGGTCAGCCCTGCAATGCCAGCTTGGGGTcgggctgcaggctctgcaccCGTGTCTGCAACGAAGCAACAGAGAGCCCCTGGTCAGCCCTGCAACCCCAGCTTGGGGTcgggctgcaggctctgcatCCGCGTCTGCAACGAAGCACAGAGAGCCCCTggtcagctctgcagtgccagggatgttCCTCTGTCTGCTCCAAGCCCCGgtcagccctgcagtgccagggatgcccTCTGTCTGCTCcaagcccagggcagccctgcaatGCCAGGGATGTTCCTCggtctgctccaagcccagagcagctctgcaatgCCAGGGATGCCCTCGGTCTGCtctgagcccagggcagccctgcaatgccagggatgttcctctgtctcctctgagCCCAcggcagctctgcagtgccagg is part of the Haemorhous mexicanus isolate bHaeMex1 chromosome 30, bHaeMex1.pri, whole genome shotgun sequence genome and encodes:
- the SLC25A37 gene encoding mitoferrin-1 isoform X4 encodes the protein MQSLQPDPKAQYRGVFQALRKMVRTEGFWRPLRGIDVTMLGAGPAHALYFACYEKMKKSLSDIFQPGGNSHLANGIAGSVATLLHDAVMNPAEGHPLHHLRADAGAPEPPPPVPPPVPHRGRRRGRSRGRRRHHAAGRVQDAAEHAGEHGPELPQDQGAPVGHGQRLQHRLPAGRGPRLLQGRAGPGHLPDALHGHRLVRVRVLQVLPHQARAGEESLRSPESPGEGGRGLPGLLARCPAATALHCCPHVPWGSALRDPAAPGIPGHRVCPCH
- the SLC25A37 gene encoding mitoferrin-1 isoform X1, which translates into the protein MELGCAMAGSAAAPPGPGPPAAAGAGLMDSEDYESLPSGVALGTHMVAGAVAGIMEHTIMYPVDSVKTRMQSLQPDPKAQYRGVFQALRKMVRTEGFWRPLRGIDVTMLGAGPAHALYFACYEKMKKSLSDIFQPGGNSHLANGIAGSVATLLHDAVMNPAEGHPLHHLRADAGAPEPPPPVPPPVPHRGRRRGRSRGRRRHHAAGRVQDAAEHAGEHGPELPQDQGAPVGHGQRLQHRLPAGRGPRLLQGRAGPGHLPDALHGHRLVRVRVLQVLPHQARAGEESLRSPESPGEGGRGLPGLLARCPAATALHCCPHVPWGSALRDPAAPGIPGHRVCPCH
- the SLC25A37 gene encoding mitoferrin-1 isoform X3: MELGCAMAGSAAAPPGPGPPAAAGAGLMDSEDYESLPSGVALGTHMVAGAVAGIMEHTIMYPVDSVKTRMQSLQPDPKAQYRGVFQALRKMVRTEGFWRPLRGIDVTMLGAGPAHALYFACYEKMKKSLSDIFQPGGNSHLANVVKQRLQMFNSPYTSVLGCVRTVHRTEGLGAFYRSYTTQLTMNVPFQAIHFITYELMQEHLNPHRQYHPQSHIVAGAVAGAVAAAATTPLDVCKTLLNTQENTALSSLKIRGHLSGMANAFSTVYQLGGVPGFFKGVQARVIYQMPSTAIAWSVYEFFKYFLTKRALERRA
- the SLC25A37 gene encoding mitoferrin-1 isoform X2, with the protein product MELGCAMAGSAAAPPGPGPPAAAGAGLMDSEDYESLPSGVALGTHMVAGAVAGIMEHTIMYPVDSVKTRMQSLQPDPKAQYRGVFQALRKMVRTEGFWRPLRGIDVTMLGAGPAHALYFACYEKMKKSLSDIFQPGGNSHLANGIAGSVATLLHDAVMNPAEVVKQRLQMFNSPYTSVLGCVRTVHRTEGLGAFYRSYTTQLTMNVPFQAIHFITYELMQEHLNPHRQYHPQSHIVAGAVAGAVAAAATTPLDVCKTLLNTQENTALSSLKIRGHLSGMANAFSTVYQLGGVPGFFKGVQARVIYQMPSTAIAWSVYEFFKYFLTKRALERRA